In the Trichoderma atroviride chromosome 4, complete sequence genome, ACACCAAAGAAGCTTCGTCGTGTCGTGGAAGAATTGGCGTTTATCCGCAGGCCGATGCGAGGCGCACAGGCGTTTGTTCATGTAGCTCAGCAATGCTCTGGTTTTCGTAACATCAAGATTACCTTGTTGGATAGTCTTCCACCAAGGAAGGTTGAGCAATGGCACTTGTCTGAGGAAGAGTTTCCGGCCGCAACACGCCTAGAGCCCAGATTTGGCAAATTATTCAGTAAACGCAAGCACGTCCATGctgagatgatgctgatggcaTATCTTAGTTCTGGGATCCCTAGGACAGATGTTTTCCCTTATCTCGGGATCAGCAAGAAGACATGCCTTCTCTGCGGTCATATGCTTCGGGAAATGGGCTATTTTGAAACTCGAGGAAATCATGGGAAGTGTTACTCTCAATGGACACTCCCCTCTGTACTCTGGATCAACTCGGAGGACGCCAAGAAATTGAGCAAAGCTGTTCAATGTATAAGGGATAGTCTTCGGAGTATGGATGAAGCGTCTCACAGAGATGCAGAGAAGGAATCAATGATTGCAGCCGCAGTTCCGCCCGCTTATGCAAGGACGCAGACCATCTTTAATAGCGTGGTTGAGGATCCAAGACTTCTAGCGAGGGAGGCAGAGTGGTTTACCATGTCTCACAAGCGCAACATAGAAGCCAAGTACGTTGTCGGGTTTGGCTGTGAGCTTTTCTCTGGTACATGCTATAATTACTGACGCGGGCCAATTCGCCTGTTAGGGGCGAGATCAGCATTGTCACCTCCGAAGCTACATGGGATATCACAGATATGCCGAGGGTTATTGCCAGAGGTCCCAAAAGCGAGGACGCTACTCCAGCCGCCTGCGGCTTCTGCAAGAAAAGCTTGGAACTCGCCCATAGTTGTAAGAAGTGTGGGGTTGCCACCTACTGTGACCTTGATTGCCACAGCTCTGACTGGTATCGACACAAATTTTCCTGCCGCTTAGGAAGACCGACAGATCCTACGGACTATTTAGTTCTTGCTTGTCACACGAACCAATTTCCCCAGGAAGATGATGTGATCAAGCAATATGGCTTTTTGTGCTTCACCTCCGGATATTGTCGATGGAGGCTCTTTGAGCTTTACCGCCGGCTGATAACAGAGTGGAAggttgacgaggaagagctgCGAAGCGCGGTGGAACTGAACAGGCTGAAGGAGATGCTTACGATCCGATGCTCTCAAACCGGAGATCCAGCCATGCTGAGCGATATGAAGTGGCTAGAGAGCAACGAGGTATTCAGAGCTAACGGCAAAGGACCGGGAACTACCGCTCGCTTCGATGCGGCTCGAAAACAATTCTTAAGTCCTGAGGATAGAAAACTACCGCTCGTTGAACTTCAGCCTCCTGAAAAGCGACAAGCCCTCATCTTCTACGCCCAGATCTGCAATGGATTCATGCCGGATGTGAGTGAGGACCTCTGGATCTCATTGGGGTTTTGCACGGCGGCCGATCCTGACTCGGAACAGCGACTTGCTTCCGCATATGGGTTGCTTGTCGAGCGATGCTCGTTCGACGAGTTCTGGAATGCCATGTCAGAGTCTAGAATAGTGGAATTGTTTGGCAAATATGGGCTTGCGGACCAAATCTCGAATATGCGCAACTTTAAAATCTTAATGGCCATGGTACTTAGACGGCATCAAAGTGTGTGGGAACTTAAGCGATTCACACGTATGAACGTGGCTGATCCGTTCCGGGCGGTAATCGTGGATTACGGATTCATGAATTGCGAAGATGTACGCCATCGGATTCAGCTTCGAGAAATGTACCGGGAGTACTTTGAACGgggcgaggacgagatgAGGCTTCACGAGGCATGTGTTGCCGGGGAGTTGGCCAACTTCCTTGAATCGATCTttggcagccttggagtGCCTCCccatcttctttcaaatCCTTATCCGTTGGAAAATTGTCCTTTGATGGGCATGGTGACGAAACATGTCATCATGTGTCCTGAGTCTGCGTTGGATCAGGTTAGAACTCTGAAGGGCAGTGCCATGGAGGGAGCAGAGATTCTTACTATTCCAGACGCCGACGACGCAGCGATGACAAGGCTTATCCATGAGAAAGCTGCATTTCTCGGGAAAGGACTGAGGAAGCGATATTATTCCGGCTCAGATGGCAAAGTCATTACGGAGTGGGCACATGAGTACTGAAATCTGAGACTTCTGAAAGCAGCGTAACTTTTTGACATGAAACTGTCAGTCTTGGGGCTCACTAAGATAACCATCCTTGTTGACTATTGCAATTGACTATTACAAGTGTCTGAAGTGTAAAATCTTGATCCTACTTCGAGACTATAGTGGAAGACGCTACTTCTTGACCTGCCTAGGTTTCTGGATGCTATTTTCCAGCATATCAAGCTTCCTCTACACCCGCAAGCGCTCATCAGAAGACCCGGAATTCTCTGAAGCAATTAAATCCACACTCTTGTCGGCTGGATTACAAACTACCTTTGTGAAAAAGAGGTAACTTTGGGAGGAGCCACTCCTTAATGGTAAGAACGTTAACGTTATCGATGACCTTTTTGGGAGCAACCTAGTCAGCACCATTCAGTCCTATCAGGGTAAGTATATAGGGCCAAAACCTTCTCTGTTTCGTCCGCCTTGACGAGGATTTACTCACCTTGtagttaatattaaaagcttGCTTTAAAGAGCGAAGGTCTAATGTGAATGGGCTGAACCAAAACATAGCAATAAGATATGGGATCATGGGGTTTAAGGCATTTCTTAAAAACAGGTTTCGGGACTATTCTTTCTCttagaaatagaaaagataTGGCTTTCCCCTCTGTTACTGTACCTAAGACATCGAGTGACGATACTTTGAGACTACAATCGGGTGGGGGGACCAGCTATAGGTGCCTTGAGATCGGCCAAACAAGAACAAATAAACAGCCAGAACAAGAATCGCCCCAGACAGAACCAGGATCGCCCCAGGGTATATAAATCGGTCGAAAGAGTGTCGAATTGCCATACCAGATCGTCCAACAGCCATAcgagagaataaaaaagaagcgcCAGAAGATAGTTGCAAGCTTCCAACAAAAATTGCAGGGTATAAGAAGCGGGCGAAAGAGTGTCCAAATGCCATGCCGGACCGCTTAACAGCGGTACGAGAgattgaaaaaagaagccccAGAAGATAGCTACAAGTTGCCAACAAAGAAAGCGTTGCCACAGCAAAAATAACCAATGTAGTGCACATCATGAGTATCATCGTCGTGGGCCCAGGCTGCCCGTAAGCTTCCTTCTTCGGGTCGATAAAGTCTGTGGGTGGTTTCCGGCCCTTGTCGTGAAATCGCGAGTGATGGGCTGTCTTCTGTATATCAGCTTCATATTTCGCCTTGTTATCATCGCATGCCTTAGTCTGTTCGATGGGGCCGGTTGGTATTTTCCCGTTCTCGGTATTGAATAGCGAGGAATGAGTTGCTTTTCTAACCCCAACTTTCTCTTTCATCACGTAATGATCGAACCACCGGTTCCGGTGGAGGGATTGTGTTGATGCTTTCCGGTTCGCACTATCAAATACTGAGGAACGGACTGTCTTCTCGACATCAGGTCCATCTTTGACTTCGTCATTTTCGCACGGCTGGTTCCGGTGAGAAAAGGGTGTTGGAATTCTCCAACTCTCGTCACCATATAGCGAGAAAAACCCCATTGATTCTAGGCCGCACCCAGCTCCTCTGGTCATGGTCATGCTCTCGTTAAAAGACTTGTACATTGCCACATTAAGTTCATGCCCTTGTATTAGTGGGTGTGCTGTGAATATTGCATTAGTTGTACGAATATTGGATATTAGGGGCGGTGGAACTGACCATATGCAAGCATGTCCTCTGGTCCCCGGCACGCTTGTTCATCAAACAATGCAATGTCCTGTATTAACTCGCGGCCACTGTTTGGAATTTTTTGGGCCAGCCTCATTCGCTTTAAAAACATCCAAAACCCAGAACACGACTGTCTTTGATACCCGTCTAATAGGCAGGCAAGTTTGTTGCGGCGAATCGATTCATATTCTGGGGAACACCAGTCTAAATCCACGCACCTGGTCCAGATCTGGAGCATGGtattggccattgccatgtCTTCATCAGAAGTTGCCACTGTCCCACCTACCACGCACGATTAGTATCTCTAGCAAAGTTATAGACAAAGAAGTGTAATACCCAATCTCTTATAGACTGCAATAAAGCCAGAGCCTATGCCGCCCTTTCCATACCTCATCTCTTCAAGGAACCGCGCTCCAGCAATGTTCTGAAGCTGGAATTGCTCCAGGTCGCGATCCTCGCTTGGCCAAATTTTCATTGTAGGATTAATCTCCCTCCCTTCGCGTAACATAAAATCAGACAAACCCTTGATGTACTCCAATTGTTTGAATGTGTTCTTTCCAATCAGATTTTTCCCCACCTCGCACGGTTCTGTTAGATACCATTCTATCAAGTCTAGGAAGACGTCTTTCCGATTGAAAATGATCTTCGAGCCATGGAATGCGTGATCAATCAGGAGACCATTGATGGTTCGGACATGGCGAGTAGATATTTTAAAGATTGTGAAGCAGAAAATGTCGTTTATACCCAGGCGCTGGTTCCATCCAGCTTTTGGCGTCAGCCTCCCGTTGACAATCTCTATGTTGCCATTCATTGCTTTATGGATACGGAGATCTTCCAGAATAGATTTAGTTCCGGTGCCAAATTGACAGTCAATCCACAGCTGCCTCTGGAGTTGCCGCCACTGCTCAACGGCCGGATCCGCATCCTCAAGTGGTTCAGGCAGATGGTTAGACCGTAGGACTATCATAAGTTTCGGAGAAATCGGTGCAAATTTGTGAAAGCAAGGACACAAGTTCATGTGTTTGCCTGTACTTTTATCATAATAAGCAGTAGTCTGCCCTTCACTTACGTTGTAGCAATTGTCTGTAAGAACAAACTCTTCGTCATGGTTTACCGGTGTGCATATGGCCATGTACATGTCGCAGATATGGTCGATGAACCAGTCGGCAATGGGGAGGTAAATGCTCTCGCGAATACGCCGTTTCCAACATCCTTCTGGGTCAATGTCCAAATCTATGATCGTCTCCAAGCTCTGGAGCCAGACATCAATTGGTTTGGTGAAGCCGTGCTTCGCCATGTAAAACTGCAAAAGTTCTTTGTCGCCTTCATCATAATCCTGTATGCTGTCCAAGTTGTACTTTCGGTGGTATTGCTCTCCACGATAGGTGAGCAAGAACATAAACTTGCGCAATACATCTTTTTCAGTTCTCTTCAGCAATATGGCCGGCTTTCCATTTTCATATGCCTTGATGATTTTGCGATAGATGCAGCTCGCCTTGTTCTCAAGGACGCCAAACTTTTCTccagatggccttgatgctcCAACGGTTTTGCCGTATCCACGTACATATTTTCCAAGCCACAGGCGCGCCTTACCGAGCATTCATCAAGGAAAAATTCATCAGATAGGCAAAGGCTGTTCACCGCTTGCTCTCCAGGATACATCTTCTTGCGGTCGCGCTTCTTGGGTTTCCCCGCTTTGGACTTATTGGTGGGCGCATGTTTGTGAGAGAAGTTTCTCAGTAGAAACTGAGGAATGAAATGTTGATACTCTGGCTTGTGAGCTTCCATGCTTGGTCTGACTAGAGATTCAGTCCATACATGGACAGAGGTTATGGGATTGGAATCTTAATACTGAACCTCTGCTGATGTTGGGCTGAAATCATGAGCGATGCGTGGACATTGCTGATTGGTGGTTTGGTCTGTATTTCCTCCCTTGTCCACCGTGCTAATCACTCTGCACTGTGAACAGTTACAGTGCGCGCTATGTATTAATATTAAGCGCCCTGAGACACTTAAACTGGCAATTACTGAGCGTTCGAGTTTCAAGGGATGAGTGCTATCCGATTAAAGGTTGATGGTGTCCGCCGTTTGGCAGTGCCAGACGAACTTGGTAAAGAACTACCTGGGTTAAACAACATGCTTAACAGCGAAGGTGCTATAGAAGTTGTTAAAGTCGGCTGGTTGAGTGATAGACTGCTTAAAGATTATGAGTTTAATGGTAGTCCAGCTTTAGAAAGCAGCTGAGGTAGCCCGATTTTTGCGCAAAGGATACTTTTATGCGGTGGACTACACGGACCCTTTAGAAAAACCTGCAGGAAACTTAACCTGTCTTTCTTTTACACTCGGCCCCAGGATGGAGCCGAATCTGTATGTAGGGCAactggcggccatggcatATGCGCTGCGATGCCTACCGACAATCGCAGACCGTTAACATGGCTGTGATAACCAGCAACAAAGCGGTCGTAATAAGCCTCGGTCACCCACAGCAGCAATCAGGTCAGGTATATATGCTGTTAATCTATAAGGCTATAGAAGCGCTATGTAAAAGAGGAAACAGAGTGGCAATCGAAGAGATCCCCGTAAGCGATAGTGATGGTAGCCAAGACCGAGGTACGCGAGGCGACCAAAGACACAGCCacgcaacagcaacaattcCCTAGAATGCGGTCTACAACGCtgaatatttaaaaaacaAAAGTTGAAATCAGAATAGTATATACCGGAGAAAGTCAGAGCACTTTAAGAGGTACATGTCAAAAGAAACCTTACATTAAAGGAAGCGGATACTTATTTCGGTTTCTACTGTAAGTGTCTGACTTTATTAGTAACTAGGATATGGTGCTTATGATTAGTATAGTGCGAAATAACTGTTGTCATAAGCATCACATAAACAACCCATCTCACAATTATCTATCTGTATTCTAGCTGAGTTCTGAGTAGCTTGGTAGGTGGTGGGTAATGGAAACTGGGGTTGATGCAGAGAGCAAGACCTGCGGCTCCTTTTAGTTGAGAGCTACTGTAAAGCAAAATCTCAACATGGCCTAAAATGCGGTAGTTGTGTAAGCGAGCGACGGAGGTTGTGCTAATTTCTCCCCACTATACTACCAATTGTATGCCATCGAATCCATTCCCCAAGTGTTGACGCTCTCATATACGACTCCATATGCGGCCATGAATCTTGTCGCACGGTCTTTCCGGAATTTTGGAGATGGCTACTTTAGTGTTAGAGTATCTACTCGCCGCAAGTAAGTCCAGCAGAACTGACGcatattttaaatttaatagATATCCGTATTCAATAAAAGAGCTGATAATCACCAGTATAAGAAAAGCGTGCTGCCACGGACATCCTTCTGGCCAGAGGGCAAAGTAGACGATAGTACCAGAGATTATATAAATGTAGCTTCGGACATGAGTAAAAGCATCATACTGTTCTGTGTTAAGTACCTGTTTGGTTTAGAACTTCAGTAGTGATTGTAGGACAGCTTAATAATATCTTACCTGAACGTCGCTCCCATAGTACTCTGGCAAGAGGTAACTTAGCTGTATTGCAACCCACGTCCAGTAAACAACCTcccatcgccagccttgaATCTTGGACTCATCCCAGATTATCTGTAAGATAGATGCACCCCAGCTTGGAAAGCTAGACACTAATAACCCGTAGATGATGTCCCAAACTGAACGAAGACTAATCATCCCTTTGCTGAAGTAGATAATGCAAATACAAGTGGTGCTAATGACGTAAACGTGCCCAAAGGTAATCCagattgaggagaagaggtAAATTCGGGCGTAGATGGGGATAATTGGAAAAAGCACAATCCGCACGCTGTCACGGAAGGTGATGTTGGGATGAAGCCGCGTGCCAAGTGCCGGGATTGTCCTTTTAGTAGAGGATTCAGGCATCTCAGCTGATGTGGAAGCCATCTTTGCCGTTCATTAATAGAGCATAGGTTTGCAGCTTGATTCTTTCTTGAGATGGCTAGGATATGGTATTAGGTGCGGGGGTCGCTTTGACTCGAGCATGGCGGCCCGCTCCGAGCCATActagtacttgtagtatGCGGCAGCTAATGTATAAAAAAAGGTGTAGGTATCTGCTAGTAATACAGATGTTTACCTCTTAGTGTATGTAATATTCTTAGATTCGCTGTTTTTCTTGCCTTGACCCAAAATCCCTACCTAGTTTAAATCGATCATGCTCAGCTCATCATTGTCGTTGATCCATAGGCACTTTTTCGAGCTACAATAATTCACCGGCCTGTGAAATGACCCACCCTGGCAAGCAAGCTCTCCAAGCACCTCGAAAACAGTGTGAATATCGGTTCGCCAACGAATCGAAATAGAACAGCGTCACGAAGCAGCCGCCCAATCAGCCATTGTAAAAGCATCCATACACAGTAAATCCAAGCACAATTTTAGTACACTTTAATCAATGGAGAGCTTCGACTGGGCTGTGTGGACATTCACAGTGTGTACATTACTGCTTCCAGCTGGTAAGACGGTCACCGAGATGCTGTAGCCAGATAAGTTACAGGTCAGCGGCCTCCCATGAACTGGCGGCGTATATAATGCGGCCTGGTCGCTCTCCTCCTAGGTCTTGTCCTTTCCTCCTTCATCCAACTTCACTCCCAAGTGATGGCTATAGATCCGTTAACGCTATTCCCACAGGATCCCTTTACGCTGTTTGCCAAGTTCGCCACCGCGGCACGCTTTCTTCTAGATTTCGCTTCAAAGGCAAGACGTTCCTCGAGGAATACTATATAACGCTATCTCTCTTACCAGCCCTTAATTAAAGAGCTATACACAACAGCGCCCGGGCTTACACAATTTCTTGCGAAAGAAATATCACAACAACTCGATACGCTGACAGAAACCGATGAAAATGAGTCCAAAGCTCCGGAGCCTACAAGACCGCTTTACAGGTTTCCTACCACCAGCAAGGGGATATTAGCCAGTTTTACGCAAGAGAAATCGACAGCAAACGAGGTGGCAGTACGTCATCGTGCTTCTTCGTAGCGTTGATACCCGCGCAGAGTTCATGGAAGTAACTTCCTTTCAGCAATGAGTGACGTGCAAACACCGCATTCTCGGTCAAGTATAGGTGGCCGCCGACAAGTCCAGCAAATATAAGGGAACACCTTTGGCGGAGAGTAAGTTCTGCCGCCGGAGTTACTCTATAGAGAACCGGACGTGATGGGTGATGGACATTCCAGAAGCCGGGTCTGAGTAAATGGAGACTCCGTTGCCTTGATTGTATAGTCCGAATCATCTATGCCGTGAAGGAGCCGGATGTGAACACAACAGTCTTGTAAGGCATATCAATGCCAAGTGTTTAATTGCCTGTCGCGATTACTAAAGCAACAATAGCCCGGCAGAAGAGCGGCTTACCCCTAGATCGAGTATTAGCAGCAATGCAAGCCCATGTCTCAGAAACTAATCAGGTTTCTAAAAATCTGGTTGGAAATGTGTATGGTGTTTTCTCCTCCTATTGAGATTCTTCAGTTAATCTCTTTGAAGAAATTCCTGCGAAGCCTGCATGTATACATTGTCTTTGTTGGTCACCTAAGCTTGGCACGCAAATAGCAATGTGAAAAATGCTCTATTATTCATGGTCCAGTACTTTGCTTAGTGCTTCTTAGCTTGTTCTGCCAGTGTCCTCCAAATGTTGAGAGGTCTGTGGAGCGACAGAGAGCGCTTCTCAGACCCAACACTTGCCATTTCCCAGCGAGGAAGCTCCTCGTCAATAAAAGCATCTATGGAGGCCGGCGAATATGAGTCTGCCAGATGTTGTCCCAGTTTTACGGCATCAACCAAGGCATGGTTGCCTCCCTCGCCGGCGAAAATAGGCATCGCGTGGGCAGCATCTCCAATGACTGCAACACCTTTCGAAGCCATAAGTCTAAGACCGTCCTGCGGCGGACGCATGGTTCTCATGAGCCAGTGATAGAGTCGGTCTTGTCGAATCTTCTCTGGGGCCAGGGCTGTGGAAAAAGGAGGCGCCAATTGGCCAAGCGCTGCAAAAGCATCAAGTATAGCCACTTGCAGTCCAGCAGAAGACTCGCCAAGTAGGGTGGCAGGGCTTTGCGTTCGCGTAGGCTGGTGGGTGTATGTCCAAGTCAGCGTTACTTCCGTTTCGGTCTTCTCTGTAACAGTGATGGATATCATTGTATTCTCAGCGACAGCCGCATGCACATTTGTATGCGGCATATAGGGAGCAATGGTGGAGTCGAATTCTGACCGTGGAACCTGCCGCTCACCATTGTACACCACGGTAGAGGCAATCGACGGTTCAACTGTAGGGAGAAAAGTCGTGCGTACTAATGAGCGATGAGCGTCAGCATCattcaaaaagaaaaggcataCCACGTGGGGAAGACCGAAAGAAGGtcaagggaaagagaaaCCTTTAGAAAATACGCCATCAGCCCCTATTACCAGACTTCCAGTAACAACAGCCCCGTTTGCGAAGCGAGCATTCAGCAATTTTGCGCCTTCATCCATGTCGAGAGACACGAGCTTATAATCGAAATGACAATCAACCCCACGAAGTAGGAACTCTCTTAGGCGATTTCTGTTCGCCCGAAAGAATTCGCCCTCGGGACTTCCGGTTTGCGAAGGAGAGGCTTCAATCAATGGCTTCCCTGTGAGAGCATCATGCATCGTGGGATTGATCTCTCCGATCCCGCCAACGGAGCCATCCGTGGCAACTGCGCTGCGGAATTCGTCAGAATTGATGCGCAATTTGTCAACCAAAGGACCATATGCCCAGGATCGTAGCGTGATGCCGTAGCCCTGTGCGGCGCTTCTCGACGAAGACTCGTAGACGCTGACTTGAATGCCGTTCTCCT is a window encoding:
- a CDS encoding uncharacterized protein (EggNog:ENOG41) — translated: MTLVSVVSAFSSAPNSSDATEWRFHLDAESEITTLAAWRQIQQLQREPLSSTKDGEDDLDESIDDEECTNLLAPASLDGDARIKKGFLDRLAELLCHSKEPSLITSTALLYNDEEVTIVAARNSPTNGKTWSDKDVMMLEYLAALLERISSDDIFESDPLPALRSILVEYYSQRIRHHAKEAMSIEGGKTGLNFFKDDDGCGGVASGQQAVSQFANHVEHLSHDTDFYAKLKANLTPKKLRRVVEELAFIRRPMRGAQAFVHVAQQCSGFRNIKITLLDSLPPRKVEQWHLSEEEFPAATRLEPRFGKLFSKRKHVHAEMMLMAYLSSGIPRTDVFPYLGISKKTCLLCGHMLREMGYFETRGNHGKCYSQWTLPSVLWINSEDAKKLSKAVQCIRDSLRSMDEASHRDAEKESMIAAAVPPAYARTQTIFNSVVEDPRLLAREAEWFTMSHKRNIEAKGEISIVTSEATWDITDMPRVIARGPKSEDATPAACGFCKKSLELAHSCKKCGVATYCDLDCHSSDWYRHKFSCRLGRPTDPTDYLVLACHTNQFPQEDDVIKQYGFLCFTSGYCRWRLFELYRRLITEWKVDEEELRSAVELNRLKEMLTIRCSQTGDPAMLSDMKWLESNEVFRANGKGPGTTARFDAARKQFLSPEDRKLPLVELQPPEKRQALIFYAQICNGFMPDVSEDLWISLGFCTAADPDSEQRLASAYGLLVERCSFDEFWNAMSESRIVELFGKYGLADQISNMRNFKILMAMVLRRHQSVWELKRFTRMNVADPFRAVIVDYGFMNCEDVRHRIQLREMYREYFERGEDEMRLHEACVAGELANFLESIFGSLGVPPHLLSNPYPLENCPLMGMVTKHVIMCPESALDQVRTLKGSAMEGAEILTIPDADDAAMTRLIHEKAAFLGKGLRKRYYSGSDGKVITEWAHEY
- a CDS encoding uncharacterized protein (EggNog:ENOG41), whose amino-acid sequence is MLGKARLWLGKYVRGYGKTVGASRPSGEKFGVLENKASCIYRKIIKAYENGKPAILLKRTEKDVLRKFMFLLTYRGEQYHRKYNLDSIQDYDEGDKELLQFYMAKHGFTKPIDVWLQSLETIIDLDIDPEGCWKRRIRESIYLPIADWFIDHICDMYMAICTPVNHDEEFVLTDNCYNVSEGQTTAYYDKSTGKHMNLCPCFHKFAPISPKLMIVLRSNHLPEPLEDADPAVEQWRQLQRQLWIDCQFGTGTKSILEDLRIHKAMNGNIEIVNGRLTPKAGWNQRLGINDIFCFTIFKISTRHVRTINGLLIDHAFHGSKIIFNRKDVFLDLIEWEGD
- a CDS encoding uncharacterized protein (EggNog:ENOG41~TransMembrane:3 (o48-75i87-108o120-139i)) produces the protein MASTSAEMPESSTKRTIPALGTRLHPNITFRDSVRIVLFPIIPIYARIYLFSSIWITFGHVYVISTTCICIIYFSKGMISLRSVWDIIYGLLVSSFPSWGASILQIIWDESKIQGWRWEVVYWTWVAIQLSYLLPEYYGSDVQPSPKFRKDRATRFMAAYGVVYESVNTWGMDSMAYNW
- a CDS encoding uncharacterized protein (SECRETED:SignalP(1-20)); the encoded protein is MAAKSPVIIIGAGIAGLSLARVLQENGIQVSVYESSSRSAAQGYGITLRSWAYGPLVDKLRINSDEFRSAVATDGSVGGIGEINPTMHDALTGKPLIEASPSQTGSPEGEFFRANRNRLREFLLRGVDCHFDYKLVSLDMDEGAKLLNARFANGAVVTGSLVIGADGVFSKVRTTFLPTVEPSIASTVVYNGERQVPRSEFDSTIAPYMPHTNVHAAVAENTMISITVTEKTETEVTLTWTYTHQPTRTQSPATLLGESSAGLQVAILDAFAALGQLAPPFSTALAPEKIRQDRLYHWLMRTMRPPQDGLRLMASKGVAVIGDAAHAMPIFAGEGGNHALVDAVKLGQHLADSYSPASIDAFIDEELPRWEMASVGSEKRSLSLHRPLNIWRTLAEQAKKH